A genome region from Streptomyces sp. S4.7 includes the following:
- a CDS encoding GTP-binding protein yields MRRTRRSSGPSSAVKRCPEAQRQHPPGHRLRQGAHSHTGPGGQEPHCGATRKVTGLVEVVDAAEFDATRERHPETDRHLAIADLVVLNKTDRVTPAEHERVLGVVAELGPDAAVVSASYGRIDPGLLFDPATRPAEDEKVRQLSFEDLRADEGQDEGRGEGHAHAHHPHTGYESLSFDEPAAMDPRRLMAFLDSRPEGLYRVKDFVDFGAADPDNRYAVHAVGRFLRFYPEPWPRGAERRTQLVLIGSGIDRDALDKELRVCAVTGADSDLGELGDEAAMWGVLRYVRSGPAAEEATDPV; encoded by the coding sequence TTGCGCCGGACCAGGCGGTCGTCAGGCCCCTCATCAGCGGTCAAGCGGTGCCCCGAAGCCCAGCGGCAACACCCCCCAGGTCATCGCCTTCGACAGGGGGCACACAGCCATACCGGACCCGGGGGCCAGGAACCCCATTGCGGGGCCACGAGAAAGGTAACGGGGCTGGTCGAGGTCGTGGACGCGGCCGAGTTCGACGCCACCCGCGAGCGGCACCCCGAGACCGACCGCCATCTCGCCATCGCCGACCTGGTCGTCCTGAACAAGACCGACCGTGTGACACCGGCCGAACACGAGCGCGTCCTCGGCGTGGTCGCGGAGCTGGGGCCGGACGCGGCGGTGGTCTCCGCGTCGTACGGGAGGATCGACCCCGGCCTGCTCTTCGACCCCGCCACCCGCCCGGCCGAGGACGAGAAGGTCCGCCAGCTCTCCTTCGAGGACCTGCGCGCCGACGAGGGGCAGGACGAGGGCCGGGGCGAGGGCCACGCGCACGCGCACCACCCGCACACCGGCTACGAGAGCCTGTCCTTCGACGAACCGGCCGCCATGGACCCCCGCCGGCTCATGGCCTTCCTCGACTCGCGGCCGGAAGGGCTCTACCGCGTCAAGGACTTCGTGGACTTCGGCGCGGCCGACCCGGACAACCGTTACGCCGTACACGCCGTCGGGCGCTTCCTGCGCTTCTACCCGGAGCCCTGGCCACGGGGTGCCGAGCGCCGCACGCAGCTCGTCCTCATCGGCTCCGGCATCGACCGCGACGCCCTGGACAAGGAGCTGCGGGTCTGCGCCGTCACCGGCGCCGACAGCGACCTCGGCGAACTCGGCGACGAGGCCGCCATGTGGGGCGTCCTGCGCTACGTACGGTCCGGGCCGGCGGCCGAAGAGGCCACCGACCCGGTCTGA
- a CDS encoding DNA topoisomerase IV subunit A, whose amino-acid sequence MARRSTKTPPPEDFEEKILDIDVVDEMQGSFLEYAYSVIYSRALPDARDGMKPVHRRIVYQMNEMGLRPDRGYVKCARVVGEVMGKLHPHGDASIYDALVRMAQPFSMRLPLVDGHGNFGSLGNDDPPAAMRYTECRMADATSLMTESIDEDTVDFQSNYDGQEREPVTLPAAYPNLLVNGASGIAVGMATNMAPHNLGEVIAAARHLIKHPGADLETLMRYVPGPDLPTGGRIVGLQGIKDAYENGRGTFKIRATVTVEDVTARRKGLVVTELPFTVGPEKVIAKIKDLVSAKKLMGIADVKDLTDRAHGLRLVIEIKNGFIPEAVLEQLYKLTPMEETFGINNVALVDGQPLTLGLKELLEVYLDHRFTVVRRRSEFRRTKRRDRLHLVEGLLVALVDIDEVIRLIRSSDNSAQAKERLIERFSLSDIQTQYILDTPLRRLTRFDRIELESERDRLNGEIDELTGILESDSELRKLVSGELATVAKKFGTDRRTVLLESGSSPVAAVPLEVADDPCRVLMSSTGLLARTANGGPLGSGDGKRVKHDVIVSAVPATARGEVGAVTSAGRLLRISVIDLPQLPDTASAPNLSGGAPLAEFLTLEPDEDLVCLTTLDESSPGLALGTLQGVVKRVVPDYPSNKDELEVIGLKEGDRVVGAAELRTGEEDLVFITSDAQLLRYQASQVRPQGRPAGGMAGIKLAEGASVISFTAVDPAGDGVVYTVAGSHGTLDDSETTAKLTPFDQYPRKGRATGGVRCQRFLKGEDLLIFAWAGAAPARAAQKNGSPATLPEPDPRRDGSGTPPPSVVAVLAGPAS is encoded by the coding sequence ATGGCCCGCCGCAGCACGAAGACCCCGCCGCCGGAGGACTTCGAGGAGAAGATCCTCGACATCGACGTGGTCGATGAAATGCAGGGCTCCTTCCTTGAGTACGCGTACTCGGTGATCTACTCCCGCGCCCTGCCCGACGCCCGCGACGGCATGAAGCCGGTGCACCGGCGCATCGTGTACCAGATGAACGAGATGGGCCTGCGCCCCGACCGCGGCTACGTGAAGTGCGCCCGTGTCGTCGGTGAGGTGATGGGTAAATTGCACCCGCACGGGGACGCGTCGATCTACGACGCCCTCGTCCGGATGGCACAGCCCTTCTCGATGCGGCTGCCGCTCGTCGACGGGCACGGCAACTTCGGCTCCCTCGGCAACGACGACCCGCCGGCCGCCATGCGGTACACGGAGTGCCGGATGGCTGACGCGACGTCACTGATGACCGAGTCGATCGACGAGGACACCGTCGATTTCCAGTCGAATTACGACGGCCAGGAGCGGGAACCGGTCACGCTGCCCGCCGCGTATCCGAATCTGCTGGTCAACGGCGCCTCCGGAATCGCCGTCGGCATGGCGACGAACATGGCGCCGCACAACCTCGGCGAGGTCATCGCCGCCGCACGGCACCTGATCAAGCACCCGGGCGCCGACCTGGAAACGCTGATGCGGTACGTGCCGGGGCCCGACCTGCCCACCGGTGGCCGGATCGTGGGCCTCCAGGGCATCAAGGACGCGTACGAGAACGGGCGCGGCACGTTCAAGATCCGCGCCACGGTCACCGTGGAGGACGTCACCGCGCGCCGCAAGGGCCTCGTCGTGACCGAACTGCCCTTCACCGTCGGCCCGGAGAAGGTGATCGCCAAGATCAAGGACCTGGTCTCGGCGAAGAAGCTGATGGGCATCGCCGACGTCAAGGACCTCACCGACCGGGCGCACGGGCTGCGTCTGGTCATCGAGATCAAGAACGGCTTCATCCCCGAGGCGGTGCTGGAGCAGCTCTACAAGCTGACGCCGATGGAGGAGACCTTCGGCATCAACAACGTGGCGCTGGTGGACGGCCAGCCGCTGACGCTGGGGCTCAAGGAGCTGCTGGAGGTCTATCTCGACCACCGGTTCACCGTCGTACGCAGGCGCAGCGAGTTCCGCAGGACCAAGCGGCGCGACCGGCTGCATCTGGTCGAGGGTCTGCTCGTCGCGCTGGTCGACATCGACGAGGTCATCCGCCTCATCCGGTCGAGCGACAACTCGGCGCAGGCCAAGGAACGGCTGATCGAGCGCTTCTCGCTGAGCGACATCCAGACGCAGTACATCCTGGACACGCCGCTGCGCCGGCTCACCCGGTTCGACCGGATCGAGCTGGAGAGCGAGCGCGACCGGCTCAACGGCGAGATCGACGAGCTGACCGGCATCCTGGAGTCGGACAGCGAGCTGCGCAAGCTCGTCTCCGGTGAACTGGCCACGGTGGCCAAGAAGTTCGGCACCGACCGGCGCACGGTGCTGCTGGAGTCGGGCAGTTCGCCGGTCGCCGCGGTGCCGCTGGAGGTGGCCGACGACCCGTGCCGGGTGCTGATGTCCTCCACCGGGCTGCTGGCGCGTACGGCCAACGGCGGCCCGCTGGGCAGCGGCGACGGCAAGCGGGTGAAGCACGACGTGATCGTCTCGGCCGTGCCGGCGACGGCGCGCGGCGAGGTCGGAGCCGTCACCTCGGCCGGCCGGCTGCTGCGGATCTCCGTCATCGACCTGCCGCAGTTGCCCGACACCGCCTCGGCGCCGAACCTGTCGGGCGGGGCGCCGCTTGCGGAGTTCCTGACGCTGGAGCCCGACGAGGACCTGGTCTGTCTCACGACGCTGGACGAGTCCTCGCCCGGTCTGGCGCTGGGCACGCTCCAGGGTGTCGTGAAGCGGGTCGTCCCCGACTATCCGTCCAACAAGGACGAGTTGGAGGTCATCGGCCTCAAGGAGGGTGACCGGGTGGTGGGCGCGGCCGAGCTGCGTACGGGCGAGGAGGATCTGGTCTTCATCACCTCCGACGCCCAACTGCTGCGCTACCAGGCGTCGCAGGTACGGCCGCAGGGCCGGCCCGCGGGGGGCATGGCCGGTATCAAGCTGGCCGAGGGCGCGTCGGTGATCTCCTTCACGGCGGTCGACCCGGCGGGCGACGGGGTGGTCTACACGGTCGCGGGCTCGCACGGCACGCTGGACGACTCGGAGACGACGGCCAAGCTCACGCCGTTCGACCAGTATCCGCGCAAGGGGCGGGCCACCGGCGGGGTGCGCTGCCAGCGCTTCCTCAAGGGCGAGGACCTGCTGATCTTCGCCTGGGCGGGCGCGGCCCCGGCCCGGGCCGCGCAGAAGAACGGCTCACCGGCCACGCTGCCGGAGCCCGATCCGCGCAGGGACGGTTCGGGGACGCCGCCGCCGTCGGTCGTGGCCGTCCTGGCGGGTCCGGCGAGCTGA
- a CDS encoding pitrilysin family protein encodes MPMGHTATAQAGSGGLTATEHRLANGLRVVLSEDHLTPVAAVCLWYDVGSRHEVKGRTGLAHLFEHLMFQGSAQVKGNGHFELVQGAGGSLNGTTSFERTNYFETMPTHQLELALWLEADRMGSLLSSLDDEGMENQRDVVKNERRQRYDNVPYGTAFERLTALSYPEGHPYHHTPIGSMADLDAATLDDARQFFRTYYAPNNAVLSVVGDIDPEQTLAWVEKYFGSIPGHDGKQPPRDGSLPDIIGEQLREEIHEEVPARALMAAYRLPQDGTRESDAADLALTVLGGGESSRLHNRLVRRDRTAVTAGFGLLRLAGAPSLGWLDVKTSGGVEVPQIEAAVDEELARFAAEGPTAEEMERAQAQLEREWLDRLGTVAGRADELCRYAVLFGDPQLALTAVQRVLDVTAEEVRAVAEARLRPDNRAVLVYEPTSPDDDADDAAADTDEHEGADQ; translated from the coding sequence ATGCCCATGGGTCACACGGCCACAGCGCAGGCCGGCTCCGGCGGCCTGACAGCGACCGAGCACCGGCTCGCCAACGGACTGCGCGTGGTGCTCTCCGAGGACCACCTGACCCCGGTCGCCGCGGTCTGTCTCTGGTACGACGTCGGTTCGCGCCACGAGGTCAAGGGCCGTACGGGCCTCGCCCACCTCTTCGAGCACCTGATGTTCCAGGGCTCCGCCCAGGTCAAGGGCAACGGTCACTTCGAGCTGGTGCAGGGCGCCGGCGGCTCGCTCAACGGCACCACCAGCTTCGAGCGCACCAACTACTTCGAGACCATGCCCACCCACCAGCTGGAGCTCGCCCTCTGGCTGGAGGCCGACCGCATGGGCTCGCTGCTCTCCTCCCTCGACGACGAGGGGATGGAGAACCAGCGCGACGTCGTGAAGAACGAACGCCGCCAGCGTTACGACAACGTGCCCTACGGCACCGCCTTCGAGCGCCTGACCGCGCTCTCCTACCCCGAGGGCCACCCCTACCACCACACCCCGATCGGCTCGATGGCCGACCTGGACGCGGCGACCCTCGACGACGCGCGGCAGTTCTTCCGTACGTACTACGCGCCGAACAACGCGGTGCTCTCGGTCGTCGGCGACATCGACCCCGAGCAGACCCTCGCCTGGGTCGAGAAGTACTTCGGCTCGATCCCCGGCCACGACGGCAAGCAGCCGCCGCGCGACGGCTCCCTGCCCGACATCATCGGCGAGCAGCTGCGCGAGGAGATCCACGAGGAGGTCCCGGCCCGCGCGCTGATGGCCGCCTACCGGCTGCCGCAGGACGGCACCCGCGAGTCCGACGCCGCCGACCTGGCGCTCACCGTCCTCGGCGGCGGCGAGTCCTCCCGGCTGCACAACCGCCTGGTACGCCGCGACCGTACGGCCGTCACCGCCGGATTCGGACTGCTGCGGCTGGCGGGCGCGCCCTCGCTCGGCTGGCTGGACGTGAAGACCTCCGGCGGCGTCGAGGTTCCGCAGATCGAGGCCGCTGTCGACGAGGAGCTGGCCCGGTTCGCGGCCGAAGGCCCCACGGCCGAGGAAATGGAGCGCGCCCAGGCCCAGTTGGAGCGCGAGTGGCTCGACCGGCTCGGCACGGTCGCGGGCCGCGCCGACGAACTGTGCAGGTACGCGGTGCTGTTCGGCGACCCGCAGCTGGCGCTGACCGCCGTCCAGCGGGTGCTGGACGTCACGGCCGAAGAGGTACGTGCCGTCGCCGAGGCGCGGCTGCGCCCCGACAACAGGGCGGTGCTCGTCTACGAGCCCACCTCCCCCGACGACGACGCCGACGACGCGGCTGCCGACACCGACGAGCACGAGGGGGCGGACCAGTGA
- a CDS encoding pitrilysin family protein, with protein MEFHPQPTAGEARPWAFPAPERGVLPNGLTVLRCHRPGQQVVAVEISLAAPLEAEPEGLDGIATIMARALSEGTDKHTAEEFAAELERCGATLDAHADHPGVRVSLEVPVSRLPKALGLLADALRAPLFSESEVGRLVTNRLDEIPHEQANPARRAAKQLSKELFSATSRMSRPRQGTEETVGRIDAKGVRAFYEAHVRPATATAVIVGDLTGVDVEALLAETLGDWTGDTSEPRPVPPVTADDTGRVVIVDRPGAVQTQLLIGRVGPDRHDRVWPAQVLGTYCLGGTLTSRLDRVLREEKGYTYGVRAFAQVLRSDPDGTGASMLAISGSVDTESTGPALDDLWKVLRTLAAEGLTDAERETAVQNLVGVAPLKYETAASVADTLADQVEQHLPDDFQARLYARLAETGTVEATAAVVSAFPGDRLVTVLVGDASVIREPVEGLGIGEVKVVTG; from the coding sequence ATGGAGTTCCACCCGCAGCCGACCGCCGGAGAGGCCAGGCCCTGGGCGTTCCCCGCGCCCGAGCGCGGTGTCCTGCCCAACGGACTGACGGTGCTGCGCTGCCACCGCCCCGGCCAGCAGGTGGTGGCCGTCGAGATCTCCCTCGCCGCCCCGCTGGAGGCCGAGCCCGAGGGCCTCGACGGCATCGCCACGATCATGGCCCGCGCGCTGTCCGAGGGCACCGACAAGCACACGGCCGAGGAGTTCGCCGCCGAGCTGGAGCGCTGCGGCGCCACGCTCGACGCGCACGCCGACCACCCCGGCGTCCGGGTCTCCCTGGAGGTCCCGGTCTCCCGGCTGCCCAAGGCGCTCGGCCTGCTCGCCGACGCCCTGCGCGCCCCGCTGTTCTCCGAGAGCGAGGTCGGCCGGCTCGTCACCAACCGGCTCGACGAGATCCCGCACGAGCAGGCCAACCCGGCCCGCCGCGCGGCGAAGCAGCTCTCCAAGGAGCTGTTTTCGGCCACCTCGCGCATGTCGCGCCCGCGCCAGGGCACCGAGGAGACCGTCGGACGCATCGACGCGAAGGGTGTCCGCGCCTTCTACGAAGCGCACGTGCGCCCCGCCACCGCCACCGCGGTCATCGTCGGCGACCTCACCGGCGTCGACGTAGAGGCGCTGCTCGCCGAGACGCTCGGCGACTGGACGGGCGACACCTCCGAGCCGCGCCCCGTGCCGCCGGTGACCGCCGACGACACCGGCCGCGTGGTGATCGTGGACCGGCCCGGAGCCGTCCAGACGCAGCTGCTGATCGGCCGGGTCGGCCCCGACCGGCACGACCGCGTCTGGCCGGCCCAGGTGCTCGGCACGTACTGCCTGGGTGGCACGCTCACCTCCCGGCTCGACCGGGTGCTGCGCGAGGAGAAGGGCTACACCTACGGCGTGCGGGCCTTCGCGCAGGTGCTGCGCTCGGACCCGGACGGTACGGGCGCCTCCATGCTCGCCATCAGCGGCTCCGTGGACACCGAGTCGACCGGCCCCGCGCTGGACGATCTGTGGAAGGTGCTGCGTACGCTCGCGGCCGAAGGGCTGACGGACGCCGAGCGCGAGACGGCCGTGCAGAATCTGGTCGGAGTCGCGCCACTGAAGTACGAGACGGCCGCGTCCGTCGCCGACACGCTCGCCGACCAGGTCGAGCAGCACCTCCCGGACGACTTCCAGGCGCGGCTCTACGCACGCCTGGCCGAGACCGGCACCGTCGAGGCGACGGCCGCCGTCGTCAGCGCCTTCCCGGGCGACCGGCTGGTCACGGTGCTCGTCGGGGACGCCTCGGTGATCCGGGAGCCTGTCGAGGGGCT